TCAATGTCCGATGCGGACGTCCGTGCGGGGCTCATGCGTTCGGTTTATCACGGAGCAGATAGACTATGAGTTCATACGTAGATAGGACAATGGCAGTGTTGGGAATTTGCCGGAAGAGTTGCGCTAAAAGTCCTCTGTAAAAGGCTGCGTAGCCCTCTTCCCGCGCCACCAGGCGCGCCGTCTGACAGAAGGTCTTGTACTTGCTTCCTTCTTCCCGCAGCCTCGTGCGGATGACCTCTGTAGAAAGAGGGGAGAGCCAGGTTAGGTCGAGCTCTATCATAACAACTGATCTTTACTACAATGTTATCGTTCCCTGCCCcggcagagcttacaatctaattttcttACCACTGGCACATACTTGgccaatttacctactaataCGCTAGGTAAACATCCTCATTACCCCTAGGCTTTATAAATGTTGTCTATAAAAGGAGCATTCGTTTTCGGGTGTTGGTCACAGTCCGTAAGTCCGTTTGCGGGGCGTCAATATACTAATTCCCATACCAAAATGCGTTCCTATTTAGACTTGAGCCCCTTGCACATGGGCAGAAAACACAGCCTGAAGCTCAAGCAATCTAACAGACACATCGTCttctatgtataattatataggtGTGTTTGGCGCAacttttttatttcagtttttttttgttttgcatcacATACAAAACATCctgttacagttttttttttttccatttcctgGAATGGAAAGTGTTGAAATGCTGACATCATTGGGGTGCAAGAACATCACTGGATATTTACTCTGCATTAGACAGAAATGTTGTGTTAGTGACTGACTTAATCTTACCTGGATGTCATATGAAAGGTTAGCTCTGTCTCTAGTCATACAGCTGGGACGTGCTAGTCATGCAATGGACACTCTGTCCCACATAATATGGGCTTTAGTCATTTTAAAAGTGTTAAACAGTTTTCAAAAAAAAAGTTGTCAGCTGAAGAATAGGGGAAATGTGTTTTCTTCCTGGTACAAGTCACCAAAACAAGATTTCTTCCAATTATCTAGTAGGGCCACAGTTTGGTTACTTCCCACAGAGCTTCAGTGATCAATATTGTAAGAAGGTGTGAAAACACCACTGCAGACTTACCGTGTGGGTACGCGATACAGGAGGCGCAGCCTTTGGCGAACGCTGCCGCAAACATCAATCCTAGAAAGTTGGCCGAACTCTTCTCTCCAGCGTTACCATTGGCTGCCGAAAGGTGCAATTCCTCCAAGTGTTTCTTCAAACCCTCGTATATTACAAAGCAGATAATGGTCTCCGATATCCCTGCGTAGGAGGCGGTGAGACCCCTGTAGAAGCCTCTCATCCCCTCTGTCTGATACACGTTGCGGGCACATTGTAAAGCATTCATCTGCTTGGAACCGCTCACCCTGAAAATACAAGAGGATCACAATAAACATATGAAGCTACACTAACAGTACACATGAAAGTTAGGTAACATTTACCAACATTCTATAGACAATGGTTATTCGCTACAATAAGCTCAGACACCTAGAATTTCATGCGACTGTATTAAGTCACGTGCAGAAGGCTGAGATTGTGATATCCAGCAGTATCTGCACTATGGCGTCAAAACAGAAGCCACATGTAGCCAAATAGGTTAGAAGGCGCCAACTACCATAGAAAGTGATAGCAACTACATCTACAATGAAAACAATACTTCTGCAATGCATCACAGTTAATGACTGAGAAACAACATTACAATTCACCATAGATCTGATGTtgtttattgaagggaaaattAGCACAATCACTAACAAGCTGGCTCTGCAACTCAGGTCACTTGTTTTTCCCCTCAAATACTAAGAGTTTCTGTATATGACAAGTGCACTTTATAATgaacaacacaaaaataaaaagttaaataaaaatccCACCTCCTCTGAAGCTGCATTCGAGTTTTCACCATCCAGATGGGATTCATCATTGTATTTGTCACAAACGCTGCAAGAGAACCGCACACTTGGTCAGTCACATTTATCGGTGATATATATTTAAAGACAGGATAGAGATAGAGACATATATCCTGCTGGTATTTTGTTTATAAACATGACACTTAATGGTTTCAGTGTCACCAACCTGGAGATCCTTGCTGGGTATATCTGGCACCAACTAATACCCAGTTGTAACTCTCCAGCTGCtctagaactacaagtcccagcatgccctgccaaccTGTAGCTCCCTAGCTGCTGAGAGACAAAAAGCCCCAGAATTCCATTTTAGCCAGatctgctggaacttgtagttccacaacagctacaGCACCTAAATGACACTGACAGCAAAGCAGTGAAACCTGGACCAGTTCCTGCTGACCATTCTAGGTAATACTCACAGGATATTACACATTACATCACACAAATACTGTATCCGCTATGTCCTTTGCCAAAGAAATGAGTTTCATTGATAATCCAGTGAGTGCATTGCAGATTTCTCAATGACAGGACTAGTAATGGCTCAGTTTAGCACTAGGGGGCGCTGTACTGCCACTGAGTGGGATGTTATACAATCCTGCTGCCTGCTCAGCTTTTTGCAGTCAGTCTTTACAGAAGAGCTTTCAGCCGAGCTCTGCAATTTCTAAAATAGATCAATGTACTGCAGCCCAGGACTCCACTATTTACATCAACACATCCCTGCAATGCTGACAATATACAAAGGCCTCTGCAGACTGCAGCCAACGCTCTACCAGAAAGCCTTCCACAGAACACAATTTAATAACCTTATACTAGTTCTGCCTCTCCGTCAGCAGAACCTACTATGATGTTAATCTGCAGGACTGGGATTCAGCAGCAAAACCTGTCTGTTCGCACCAGTGATTACAGAATGAAACTAGCTCTTTACCTGTATGCACCATTTACAATCTCTAGGCACATAGTTTCCTCCAGAGCGGGTACAAGATTTAGATCTCTGATCAGATATTTATAGACTATTCTGCCTTGTTCTCTGCCCTTCACAAAGGTCcatgcaaaataaatacacaatctGCAGCCTCTTAACACAGACTTGTTGTGGTGACTAATAAGGAACTTTCTCTGTATTCTTCTGGGAGGAGATATAATGTGGAGTCATCTATCACAGGGGAGATTCATTCCCTCTATACAAATGCAGATGTTTTATTCTGCTCCAGGTAGACAGAAACAAATTTGCTATTTTACAGTTATATCAacacaaattgtattttaaaaataccacaaaatgtatttgtaagcTCCTCAACAACATGTGCATGCTTGATTGGAAGTTTAAATGCCTGTGTAGTAAGTTACAAGAGATCACATCTAACGTCCATTCCAGTTTTCATCCCCCCCCTTCCTCGGCTTTGgatgcatttttttccccccatttgtTAAAAAGAAGAAATTTATTGATTTATGAAATCTGTGCATAATATTTATGTTATAACCGACATGTCAATGTTCTGGGACCCAAATACATTGTATATCTGACAATCAAGGGACAGATTCTGGGTCCTGACGCCCACAAGTGGGCACCACAGATCTAGGTGGTCCTAAGCCGAAAATATTGGTCCCCTCAGTTTTCAGAGGACGCTTTTATTTACATCAATCATGTTTGTTCTCTCTCAGACGTATATTTCACGCGTGATGGAAATCTCTATTCATATTTACCTGCACATCCTGCAGAACACATATGCACAATGTTACTGTTGGGAACAAATATAGAATTGAACTGCTCCTTGGCTTTTGAATATGATGCAAAGTAGACGGCTCtgcagaagagagagggagaaatgAATGTAAGACAGACTGTGTACAATCACAAGCAGCAGAGATCTCTCCGTACGGGAGCCAGACAGGAATTACGCCAAAGGGGAGTGACAGGCTGAGGTCCCAGCAACCAGGTTTCCGGCTATCAGAAGCCTTAGACTCTTACAGGGGACTGGTAAGGGTTCAACGTCATCGGCCCTTATGAAACCACAGTAAGAGGTCAATGCTGTGTCACacacatggggtatatttattatcatGTCCAATCTGCTGTAACTtgtggcagccaatcagaatcttaCTCTAATCGTCATTTTGATTGGTTACAGCACATTCTGCACAaagcaccatgttattaaataaactccATAGTTACTGGTGGCAGATTCTGATAATTGGAACCAAAAGGAAGTGTAAACCGTGATTTGCAAGCGGTTTCATGAACTCATTtagttacatattattattattattattattattattactactatctGCCATCAGTCTTCACATTAAACAGTTGCTCCAGTTTACAAACTCTTTCCGTACATTCACCCGGTTATAGAGCAGGAATAAATCTTTATGGGATGTCAGAGTCCAGGGAATGTTTGGTAGAGAATAGAAGAAATGTCAGGAGATGATTGTGCAGTTATCAGTTACAGATAAAAGACTGACAAGGACAAAGCCATATATAGAAGCTCAGTAACCAACTATACTGTAGGTCAAgtcaatataaacaaaaatgctaaaaaaaacacaaaaaaacaactacAATCTCCTAAGTATTAGGAAATTCCAAGTTTGTGGCCGTTAATCTCGTGGTCGGGGTTCGTGTTAAATGGGGCTATAGATTGCATTAGCAACAACCATTCCAGAGAAACCTGTTCCTGCATTTCTGTTTCAGGCCCTGGGCGATAATGAGAGCAATCACATTATGTACTCGTTCTAGTTACCTGGAAGGAGCAACACCAACTAGGTTAGGACCCAGCCCTCGGAAAAGAGATTTTGGTCCTTCTTTTTCAAGGATGGATCTGgtaaagggaaaaataaaaaggtttaatAAACTAGAAGATACTTCGCACTGTAAAGTATGGCATTTAAAGAGTTAACTACATGTTGAGTATTCGCAGCAattaaaacgaaaaaaaaaccaaacacattGCAGGTTACATGCAGCATTTTGGACGGGTATTTGGTTGTTCCCTGCAGGTGTGAGCCCAAAACGATGGTCATAGATTAAATGCACCATGTGGGCCCCATAAGATGTTTGGCCCAAGTGTCCGGAATCTGGATCTGTCCATTTTGATTGCGCAAAAGCCAGCTGCCTATTCTGCCGTATCCCGGTGTAACTCCTAGCCTGCCGCAGATGGGTCAGTAGTGGAAGTTCCACTCATGTATGTTTCCTTGTTGTGTAAGGGGAATTTCATGTTGCAATACTTATTTTGGGTCAGCAGACTATGTTCTATGTACAAAACACCAGGAAATCGCAAATGCTTCCTCCTGGTTAAAATATTAACTTAAATTCTGTCAACATAAATAAACTCTATGTTCAGCTCGTACTTTAGACCTGGTGTCAGCAGGCGTTCTCAGCCAATCACACatttcctttcattttctaacCCGTTGTAGAGAAATTATGGGTACAGTTTGGTTGCTAAGGGGTTACAGCAGTTTCCTTACACAACTGCCCATGCACCAGTTTTTATGCACGTGCCCCATTATGTGGCGGGAAAGATAGACAGCGGTATTggtcacatgacagctggatAATTTGGGTAGGCAAGAACTTCtgtaattataaatatatgtattcttATGTAAATGTCCTAATGAGTTACAGGAAAGGTTAAATACAAAACCAATTAGGGGTGACTGGAAATGGGCACGCGAGTGTGTGACACTACAAGGTTTACACTCTTAAACCAATGGAAGAGTCTCCTCTACTTGCTTTGCATTGTTAAATTCTAAACAACATTTCAATCTCTTCCCGTCTGTAACAAAACATCTGTATTATTGAGCACCGAACAAACAGGACGGAGCCTGTCTCAGTGATTCAGCAAAAACATTTTATGGAGCGAGGTTCTATGAGCACAGGGACGGTTCTTATATGGATGTCCGGTGCGCTGGTGAAGAGGTACCGAGATAAACCTGCACCCCTAGTCTCAATAAGAACTATGAATAAGATCAGCAGTGTCTGCAACAGTGAATAAAAATGTTCGCCCCTTTAAGTAGTTCATCTTTAATATAAAACTGCAGAATTGGAGTTCATTTACGATGAAGAGTTTATTAAAGTTCATAGCTGTTCTGTTGTACTATGAAATGCACCCAATACTTGTAAAGGTATAGTACTATACACAACAATTTACAGTGTTTACCCAAGAAAGCAGAGAGAAGTTGTTTTTGGTGTGAAGAATTCCGGCTGAGAGTTGTACTGACTGGAATCAGCAGTCTGTGACCTTGTATCCTATACTGATAAGAGGAGAAGTCACACCACTTACTTGAGAACCTGGAGTACGCTGGGAGAGACGGAGGTGGCTGTCCTCGCCACCCCTCCTCCGCTAAGGGTCCCCAACTGAACCTGAGGGTAGTACACCGAATGGATGGCAATTCCCGAGGACTGTAACCGCGTCTTAATCACTTCCAGGGGGCATGTAACAATGGCACCCACCGTACCTGCACACCTGCAGGGAGTCAACAAAATGGCGGTTTGTCACATGACCAGGATGGACCAATAACAGCACAATCATTCAGAaaggaaggaaagaaaaataaatacatttatcacacatttTCCCACCAGCTTCAttatgaaacagaaattgtaatagtaTTATTAATGACAAATTAAAGTGCATCAAACATTTACACACAGTGTAGGCAGCCATGTTGTTGGCTTAGCCAGTATTCATAAAAAGGCAGCCAAATAATTGTTACATCACCGAGGCACAAAATGGAGGCTGTAATTttatggactgaaccaatattcactaGGCAACACTTATGAGACCCAAGGTGCAATtcaggcctggccaatctgtctctccaggtgaaactacaagccccagcatgctttgccagtagatagccagccctTTGctagcagggtatgctgggacttgtagtttcacaacacctggagatccacaggttTACCTGGCCTAGTGTAGTTGATTTGATTAGAATACGGCTTTGTTGTTCTCAATATCTATTCtttattgttatattgttgtTGTACTTTTTATAACCTACAGGTGGCGCTGCTGCTACTATCCATTATTATCAACTATTTGTATATCATTAAGAGTTTAGTCAATGACTAATAGCCCTGCATAGACTACAAAACACTAAACAGGAGCCACAGGTAAAAACACGAAATAAAATCAAATCCATCCCTTATATTCTAATAAAACAGGTTACGCTGCTCCATTATTTTTAATTGCACACAACATTATAAAAGTCCTGTTCTGACATTTTCCGTTTATCAGTTTTGACCTTTTCTTGGGAGGCAAAACAGTTCTCTGTCTCAAAATACAAATGTTCTGACCAGCAACAAGCGGGGCGATAAAGAATTTGGACAAGGCCATCAATCTGCATTGAGAACATAGTTTACAGATCGTGGTGGGaagaaaacaagcaaaatatgaaCGTTATTCAGGAACCCGCCAAGAGATTGAACAAGACTGACTTTATGTCCCAACATTCTGCTGGGGAGACGCTATTCCTGCCACACGGTGGTCTGGTCATGAAGGCGTAAAGGGGAACTCCGATGAAATTCATCAAGCCCCCTTAGGCTAGCCACATCCCAAACCACCATCACTAGCTGAAAGTCCCTTCTTTTGTAACCCCCCCACCGTTCCCTCCATCTCATTGCTGTATTTACCCCCAACAGAGGTACCTCCAGCTCCTTCACAAACAAGGATTTAGAGAGATTCAAATGGTGGGCATGCTTCAGTATTcattgaagatatatatatatatatcataattaaTTCAGCCCAAGTTAGCGTAATTAAAAATAAGTGGGAAAGCAGAATCAAAGCAATAATACCATGAGTCAGGTTAGCAAGCATAGGATGTCAAGAATAAATTTTGCCTTCTTTAATTTAGATCACAAGTTAAAACTTGTTTAGCGTCAACACTTATTTTGCTTGTGGTATATTTCCTGCTTCTATTACACACCAATGTTTCGGTTGATCCTACACTGTCATTGTTGTGTCTTTGTCATGTTTTGTCCTCCGAACTGCATTCCAAGGAAAAGTTAATTTTCTCCTCATGAGAATTTCACGGTTAATTACACTGGGGCGGCTGCCAAGTGTGCCCTTTTCCTGGAAGACATCGTGGGAGGCACCATACCACGCTGCTGCCTGAGGTGGTGAAATGAGTTCAAGAAATACTCTATACAAAAGTGGTTTATTCAGTAACGGTGCCAATATCTCTGATGTGCCGTTACCAATAGCAACCAACCAAATATCAGCTCTCATAATGGTTCCTTGGTGAGATAACCATGTAAATATTTAATCTGCTAGCATCCGGGGGCCCTCCAACTGTTGTGTACCTACCAGCCCCAATATGGCTGCCAGCCTGCTGGGCTTTGCAGTTTCATAACAACCAATGAGCTACAGGATGCCAAACTCTGGTGTAGCCAATAAATATTATTTCTCTGCTAAGCAGTAATTCAGGATAAACATCCAGGAACTGTATGTACGGTCATTAGTTTTTAGTGACTTGATAGTGAATATTGGTTCTGACCACATAATGGCTTGCGCCAATGCCTGTCAATAAGAGAGTCACATTAAAACAACACATTGCAGTTAGATAACACCTTGGGGTATCACCCCATCCATCAAAATGTAGTACTGCGTTGAAGGCCCCACCTCATATAGCGTATTATTTTGGTTACATCTACCCAGTCATATTAGGCACGGCATCCTAATCCGGAGAGCCCCAAAATCCAGACACCACTACACACAGTTTGTACACGGAGAGCTGGCAGCTGTGAGCCTCACGCGTTTCTCTAATTAAGTCTGCAGTCACCTCTTCTCCAGTTTGCAGTTTAATATTTAATAGGAGCTGGTCTCTGAACTGCTCTGTTCTCCACCCACTGTATTATGTTTCAGGTGCAGTACgttcaaaaatacaatttaagaaataaactttCTTGTTAGAGTACCAATAAAAGTTCAAAGTAACTGGATAGCATTAACGTGGACCAGTCACCTTCACACAACCAAGGCAGCCGTTCTGTGGCCTGACCTTATATTCTGTCTATCAATATACTGGGAACTAGTGATGTTACTGGTCCAGGAgcagtgaaactacaagccccagcatgctttgctggtcgATAGCCAACCAATAGCTGGAAGAGCATGATGAGACTTGAAGTTTCATAACACCTGCAAAACCACAGCTTGGCCAGGCTTGCTCTAGTGTATTTATGGGGTGAATATTGGTTTAGTACACAAAATGGCAGCATCCATTGTTTGTAGGTGACAAGTCCATTTTAATGCATTAGCCCTCATCAGTCTGTTTTTTTAATGTCCCCAATAGATGGATATTCAATATATTGCTACTGGTAGCGCCGTCttttggggtcccaggacaacaACACACTAACAACTTGGTTTCCTAGCTAAAAATGTTCCACTGAATTGTTTATAGAGGATCCCTCTGCTTTACACCTCCGGCCAGTTCCGAATGAGGTTAGTCAACAACTGGGAGATGTTCATCCCATCACCAGGATCACCCACGTTCCAAATTTGCAAATGAAATAGGCAGCGGAACCTTTTAAAGCCTAAAAGCATTCTCTAGCGTTGTTCTGTCACCTCGGACACAGCTCTCGTCCTCTACCATCTGGTGGGTCTGTGTTTCCAACGTGACATCCCACGTAATACAAACACACAGAATCCTGCTTCAGCGATAACCTCTCAGTACAACAACTGCTGTGTACTACACACACCTGATGCCAGGACTGGTGTCACTAGGACATTCAGGAACCCCGTGCAAAAATGTACCCACCTATGTGTATATAGGATAGTGCAGAactataaaggggggggggggggggacaggacacCCCAACATGTGGCTCACATAAAGAACAGTACAACCtacggctctccagctgttgtggaactacaagtaccaacaAGCTCCTTCCAGGGCATACAGGGACTCTGACACAATGGCAGGGGAGCCGGAGGGCGATGCAAAGCTGTAATGGTATATGGTAGGGTACGGTCACAGGTTTTATGTCCCCTACGGTACAAGGCCGACAACCcccaaaaatattatttactgATCATTTCATAgggaggaaaaaataaataaatatatatatataaaaaaataaaatagatttgcAATTATATCAACAAAAATGGTATCATCTAAAGGAAAATGGTGTCCAGAGATGAAGACAGGGGCCTATTTACACTGTAGTACTAACCGGAACTCTGATACTTCCTAATATATCATGGAAACATTTCtgaaatcagattctagctcccTTTTCTAATTCACATTAGAACAGTAGTGAGACACAGGCAGCCTGGCGAGCCTtcatctgtggcccccagctctgtGCCAGTGAGTGCATACCTTCCAGAATTTAGAATGACATAATAAGCCCCACCCAGTTCTGTCCAATCTCCACCTACAAATGAAGGTAATCTCCCACCCATTATTGTTAAGTTCCTCCCCCTTTGCAACCCTGCAAATTGAGATAGCTCCCAACAGTCCTGGTTTTGGTGAGACATGCGAGTGAGGTTTGGGAGCacatgtgggatctgagggcTTGTGGGCATGAAAGAACATTTCATGGCACGTAGTAGTGACTCACTGAGACATCCAGATGCCTTTTGTGAAATCCCTGGTGAAATGATCGACTTTATGCTCCAATATACCAGTCAGCCGACAAGATGGCCGTCTGTGGCCAGCACACAGGTCACTAACATTACAATACATTAAAGTA
Above is a genomic segment from Mixophyes fleayi isolate aMixFle1 chromosome 11, aMixFle1.hap1, whole genome shotgun sequence containing:
- the SLC25A33 gene encoding solute carrier family 25 member 33, whose product is MAHSKDTLLHLLAGGCAGTVGAIVTCPLEVIKTRLQSSGIAIHSVYYPQVQLGTLSGGGVARTATSVSPSVLQVLKSILEKEGPKSLFRGLGPNLVGVAPSRAVYFASYSKAKEQFNSIFVPNSNIVHMCSAGCAAFVTNTMMNPIWMVKTRMQLQRRVSGSKQMNALQCARNVYQTEGMRGFYRGLTASYAGISETIICFVIYEGLKKHLEELHLSAANGNAGEKSSANFLGLMFAAAFAKGCASCIAYPHEVIRTRLREEGSKYKTFCQTARLVAREEGYAAFYRGLLAQLFRQIPNTAIVLSTYELIVYLLRDKPNA